TATCGCGAACTCGAAGACGCCGTCGCCTATGTTAATGCACGGCCGAGGCCATTGGCGCTGTACTTCTTCGGCCCGGACGGCCCCGGCCGCAAGCTGGTTCTCGAACGCACGACGTCCGGCGGCGTCGCGATCAACGAAACCAATCTAAACTACGCGCAGGACGATATTCCGTTCGGTGGCGTCGGCGCCAGCGGCATGGGTGCGTACCACGGACAGGAAGGCTTCAAGACCATGAGCCACGCCAAGGGTATCTTCGAACAGGCAAGGCTCAATTTCACCGACGTCGTACGCCCGCCCTTCGGTAAATTATTCGAACGCACTGTCGATTTCCTGCTGCGCTGATTGCCGGCAGGCAGACCGGCCGAGGACTGAAAAAAGGAAGCCTAAAGTGAGCGCTGTACCGGCCATTCAGGCCATGATGCCCACCAGCGGGCCCAGCGGGTTGCAGCCGCGACCAGTTCGAGGCCATGAACCGGGCCATCGAAGCGAACATCATCCGGCCCATCATCGACCATGTCTTTGCTGATGAAGGTCAAAGAGGTCTTTTCACACCCAGCCATTGGCCAAGCATTTCGGCAAGATCGTCATCAAGATCTAAACCTCTAAGCGTGATGCAAGCAGGGCCCATTTAATCGTGGAACGTCTATGCCTAACCGTAAGGAACAAAACACCATGGAATACCGTTTTCTGGGAGCCTCGGGCTTCAAGGTCCCGGTGCTGGGCTTCGGTACCGGTACGTTCGGCGGCAAAGGCCCGCTGTTCAGCGCCTGGGGCAACACCGAGGTGGACGAGGAAGCGGGCGCCGCAAGCGAAAACCCTAAATCCGTTTCTGAGGGTTTCCTTTTTAGCGCGTCCGGTGAAATAATAAAGTTAGGGGTGGCCATGTGAACGCTACTATTTGCGCGCAACCGCCAAGATGGCGCTGATCTTCTGTGCGGCAGCGCTGCATTCGCTTAACGTCAACGAAAGATCGAATGCTTGATTGAGTACCTGCATCACAATGGTCGCCGGCGCTTGTGCACGTGGTTTCATGCGCAAAACTGAAATAATGTCGATCGCCTCCGTCCCGTAACCATCGAGGTCGGAGACATCATCGGCCGCGGTGCCCAACGGGTTCCACTCGGCAAGCACCTGGGCTACTTCCTCGATCTCTCGCTGCTCCATCGCTGACTCCTGCTGCCGGAACCCCTAACGTACAGAACTAAGCCGCGCCCGCCACGAACGCTTGGTAGAACCCGCAGCGATCCCGGGCGTCGGCTTGAGTGACGATTAGGCACGACTCTTATTTCTCCCCTTGCGTACGACGGTATCCTGTCTTGGTCATTAGCCACTGGACCACCCCAGGGAATACCGCATGCTGCCAGTAGAACAACTTCATCATGAACGGGATCACAATTAGACGCTTGTTCCTTTCGACACCTCTGACAATAGCATTGGCGGCCTGTTCAGGGGTTACCTCTGGGATCAGTTTTCCCATTTTCGGACCACGCTCATGACTCCCTGGATTGTGCTCCCAGTAGGGTGATGTCACCACACCACTCTCGTACAAGGTCACTCCGATTCCCGTCCCATCCAGATCCGCGCGCAATGCCTCCGTAAAGCCACGTACCGCCCACCGGGCCGCTAGATAGGCGGTGGCTCCAGGCCAGACAAAACGTGATCCCACGGAACTGATATTCACGATATGACCGCTGTTTCGTCTGAGCATGGCCGGTAGAAACGCATGCGTCACGTTGAAGGCCGCAAAGTAGGGAACCGCCATCATCTGAACCGCTTCTGCAGGACTCGTTTCATCGACGAAAAGCCATCTGCCTGCCCCCGCATTGTTGATGATAAGGTCCGGCGTCCCCAGTTCTTCCGCAATTTGCTTCGCCACCGCCGCAACTGCATCCGCATCCGCCAAGTCAACCGAGTATGTCCAGGCTTGTCCACCGGCGGAGGTAACATCGGCAGCTACCTGATCCAAGGCTTCCTTGCGCCGAGCGAGAAGCACCACACGTCCCCCAGCTTTCGCGATCGTTTTCGCGGTAGCTGCGCCGATTCCGCTTGAAGCCCCACTCACCAGCACTAGCTTGCCGTTGATCATCATCGAGTTACATCCTCATGCACTTTCGTGCCTAACGCCGAAGGGGCGGCCGCTTGCGGGGCGTCCCCTGGAACACTGGTATAGGTACTCCGTCCTACTTTCAGTGAAACTCACCCACAGCCGGCAGGTAGCTGCCAGTGAAAGCGGGACATGCGCCTGCGGATTACGAATATTGAGCGCCAAACACAGGATGTTTACTAACTCAGCTTCGAATCCGCAGGTGCGCTTGAGTTCGTCAACGAACACTCAGGGTTTGCCGTCGCACCGGCTCACTATATCGCCTTCGCAGAACTCAAGCACGCACGTCCCTTTTTATACTCTAGCACTTCGGGAGGTTGACACGTGAAGCCTCGACCAGACAACGAATTCGCCGCCTTCGCGGTATCGACTGGGCGGATGCGAAACATGATATCTGCTTACAAGCCGCCGACAGTGGGCAGCGGGAGTTTGACGTCCTGCCTCATCGCCCCAAAGCCATCGAGGTGTGGGCTCTATCGCTCAAACAGCGCTTTCAAGGCCAGCCCATCGCCACGGTGGCGGGGAGAAACGCGTAACTACTTGTTATGCATGGCGGAGAGGGAGGGATTCGAACCC
This window of the Pseudomonadota bacterium genome carries:
- a CDS encoding YugE family protein, producing the protein MEQREIEEVAQVLAEWNPLGTAADDVSDLDGYGTEAIDIISVLRMKPRAQAPATIVMQVLNQAFDLSLTLSECSAAAQKISAILAVARK
- a CDS encoding SDR family NAD(P)-dependent oxidoreductase; the protein is MMINGKLVLVSGASSGIGAATAKTIAKAGGRVVLLARRKEALDQVAADVTSAGGQAWTYSVDLADADAVAAVAKQIAEELGTPDLIINNAGAGRWLFVDETSPAEAVQMMAVPYFAAFNVTHAFLPAMLRRNSGHIVNISSVGSRFVWPGATAYLAARWAVRGFTEALRADLDGTGIGVTLYESGVVTSPYWEHNPGSHERGPKMGKLIPEVTPEQAANAIVRGVERNKRLIVIPFMMKLFYWQHAVFPGVVQWLMTKTGYRRTQGEK